AATTGCCGATGATGGAAATTGACATTCCTAGCGTTATTTCCGGTTACTCACAAGGATTATTTTTAATGGCAGATGAGGTAGGTAATTTAGGTTGGTACGCTAGCCGATCTCATGCTCTGATCCCTCTAGATAACCGCTTCTCTTATCCTAAATCTTTGCGACGAGCTATTAACCAAAATTGGTTTGATGTAGCTATTAATAAGAACTTTTGGGAAGTTTGTGTCGGTTGTGCAGATCGCAAAAGCACTTGGATTTCCCCTGAATTACAGGAAGTTTATTGGCAATTATATCAGGCAGGCTGGGCATATAGTTTTGAAACGTGGCAGGGAGATAAATTAGCAGGGGGGATTTTAGGAATTGTTATTGGAGGGGCTTTTATTGGCGAATCAATGTTTTATCGTATTCCGGAAGGCTCAAAGGTAGCTTTAGTCAAGTTAGTAGAGTATCTGAAAGAACAGAATTTTTTAGTATTTGATGCTCAACTACAAAATTCTCATTTATCTCGGTTTGGTGCTTACGAAGTTTCAGAAAAAGAGTATAAAAAATTATTAAAAGTAGCGATCAAGCAAGAATGCAAATTTATCTAATTAAGTAATCGCTAAAAGAACACCAGCAATAAGTGCACCTAGAAAAGTATTAATAATATTAACAATTTCATTAGTTAAAAAATCAAATCTCTCTTGCAAAGTCGCCCCAATCAGGCTTTCTAAGTTGGTAGCCACAAAGGCGGCTAAAATACAGTATAACACTCCTACTATTGAAATTAAGCCCACACTCCATCCAACAACAGCAATCACGGTTGAAGCTAAAATACCCGCTAAGGTTCCTTCTAAACTAATGGCTCCTTCTGTACCAGGAGAAACGGGTTTTAAGGTGGTAATTAAAAAAGTACGTTTGCCATAGGCTTTTCCTACTTCGCTGGCGGTGGTATCAGATAGTTTGGTACTAAAACTTGCCACATAAGCTAATAAGAGAACTGAGGCGGGAATTATTGTAACATTATTATTTTGACTAAAAAAAAGCGCGATCGCGCAAATAGTTGCTACTAATGCTGATCCCCAAACATTTTCTGGCCCCCGCGCCCCAGAACGTTTTTCTGCAATGCCTGCAGCTTCTTTTTTAGCACTGCCAATTCGAGTCACTGCCGATCCTGTTAAAAAATAGAAACCTACAATCACATAACCTTGCCAACCTAATATCCCCCAAATAATAACTCCCAATAACCAAGCATTAACTACACCAGCAGGAGTTAAAAGTTTTTTAGGAGCCAATGCCACAATCGATAATAAGATTGTATTCAGGATAGCTCCCACTACCCACGGAACTAAAATTGGGGACAAAGTTGTCATTATTACTACTCCTTCCTTAATTAAATTGCCACCTTCAAGCTCTCCCCTATAGGGCTAGTTTAGCAAGCCTCTGCTAATCATTGTATTCTAGGGTAGGTTGCGCGATCGCGTTTCCATTAAAGATTCTAAATCAAGAATTAAGTATCTTTAACTTTGAAGGAATTTTTCAAAAAAAAGTATTTGGTTTTATTTATTAATATTTATTCCTATCTTAAATGGCGCGAGAGGACTCCCGTTATGATCTTCCAAGAGATTTAACGGTTAGACGAGGCTTTCAAGGGGGCGAATGCGATTCGCCCCACAGCCCCTCATGAATCGCGCCCAACAAAAAAAAGTCTGTGTTTGACATCCTTAATTGGGTTAAATTGTGATAGCATAGAAAAAGCGCTAAGGCGCGTAAGAGATTCAGGGATTGACCTGCCCAAGAGAGTACCTCGCAACAAATATCACCCTTGAAAATGTAATGGTGACGGGTCTCGACCAACTTGAAGCTGTAAAGTGCAAGGTCATCACAACCCAATAAAGATTCAAATCCTTCTGCGGTCGGACGGCTCGTGGAAGTAAAACTAAAATGCTTGTGGATTCGGTTTGACGGGGATGGTTTCATTTTTGATACTGTCTAGTTAAGTGGAGTAGAAGCAAGAATCTCCCGTTAAATCAAAGATTATAACGGGACAGCGTCAATTACAATCAGGAGATGAGCAGTCATGATTAATCTCAAAGTTTCCAGCATTAAATGCGAAGGATGTGCTGAAGCCATTACCAACGAAATTAAAAATAATGACCCCAAGGCAAAAGTCGATGTGGATGTGGATAGCAAAATAGTGAAAGTGGAAACTACTGCCCAAGAAGAAGCCGTTAAAAATATGATTACTGCGGCTGGACATACTGTAGGATAAGTGTCAAATTAAGTTATATTTAGTTACAGTTGGAGTCATATCACGCCACTTGCTTCCCAAATGAGAGAAGAAGACACCTTTTATTACTTTGCTTACGGTTCTTGTATGTGTCCTGTTGATCTAAAGCGTACCTTACAAGAACCTGCCCATCCCTATATTGTGGGGCCAGCCACCCTTCCCCATTATCGTCTCGGATTTTATCACCGTTCGCCCAGTCGCAATTGTGGGGTTTTGGACGTTGTGCGCGATCGCAGTGCTTCCGTGATGGGAGTTCTCTATCAACTACCTTGGCGGTTTAGTCAAAATCTTGATATCCGCGAGGAAGTCCCCACTAATGGCTATCGACGGGAAGAAGTTAGCGTTAAATGTCAAGGAAAATGGTATCACGGAGTTCGCACTTATACCGTCGTTAATAAACTCCCCCGAGAAATTCCTCCCAATGAGTGGTATTTTCATGTTGTCTTACGTGGTGCAACTACTTGTGGACTTCCTGAAGACTATCGCTGGCAACTGTTTTATCAAATGCACAATTTACAGCAAGCAAGTCAATCTTTAGATAAGATAGCTTCAGAATCTTAATCAACCAAACAAGTTCAAAAATCCCAATCCTTTGACATGAGTTAGTTCTTGGGAAGTTGGAATTTCATTTTTCATTATGCCTCTCCTTCTTTCGCTTCAGATCTCTGTGAGTAGAAATTGATTAATGCTATCGTGGGAAACATCTGCGAAAATTTTAAACAAGTGACAATACTCTCCCTGCTTCAGTTACGAGGGTAAAAATAAGGTTTCGTTTTCGAGACTGTGTCGTACCGTAGAGTTTACTAGTAGTCTAGGAACAAATTATGACAGGTTGACTGTACAAATGAATCAGAAAAAAATTACCTATCAAAATTAGATTGGTGAAGCATTGGTTTTTTAAATATTCTTAGATCTTCGCTTTAGCATTTATCAATTTTTAAGTCCTAATTGAATTATGTAAGGAGTGTTATGACCCCAAAAGTAAATACTATCTTAAATCGAGCTACCCAAGGAAAACAAATTTCTCAATTGGAGGGAGAATTTTTACTGCATCAACGTGATGTTACTACACGAGAAGCAATTAGAGAAACGGCTGACTTTCTCCGTAAAAAACAAGCAGGAGAAACGGTTACTTATGTAGTGAATCGTAACATTAATTTTACTAATATTTGTGAGCAACATTGCAGCTTTTGCGCTTTCCGCCGTGATTCCAATACATCGGGATCATATTGGCTAAATTTTGAAGAAGTTTTAGCGAAAACCGCAGATGCAGTTAATCGAGGAGCAACGGAAATTTGTATGCAGGGGGGACTCAACCCAGAAGCAAAAATTAAAGGTTTGAGTTTACCCTATTATCAAAAGTTAGTGAAGACAATTAAAGAGGCGTTTCCAAAACTTCATTTTCATGGCTTTTCCCCTCAAGAAATCCAATTTATTGCCCGAGAAGATAACCTCAGTTATGAAACAGTCATTGAAAAACTAAAAGCAGTAGGCGTAGGTTCAATGCCAGGTACGGCTGCAGAAATTTTAGACGATCGCGCTCGCCGTATTATTTGCCCAGAGAAAATTAATAGTCAAACTTGGCTAGACATTGTTAGCACTGCCCACCGCCTAGGAATGCCTACTACTAGCACTATGTTATCAGGGCATATTGAAACCCCATCACAGCAAACCTATCATTTAGAAAGACTGCGATCGCTGCAGGAAACGGCAATTAACAACGATTATCCTGCCCAAATTACAGAATTTATTATTTTACCCTTTGTGGGAAAAGAAGCCCCAAAACCGCTTCGTCAGAGAGTAGGACGAGATCAACCAATTATAGAAGATATGTTACTTCTCACGGCAGTGGCTAGAATTTACTTAGGAAACTGGATACAAAATCATCAACCGAGTTGGGTTAAGCTAGGGCTAAAGGGAGCAACAGAAGCTCTAAATTGGGGCTGTAATGACATCGGTGGTACGCTCATGGAAGAACATATTACTAGTATGGCTGGAGCGCAGGGAGGAACTTGTATGGAGGTTTCCACCCTGCAAAATAGTATTACCGAAATTGGTCGTCCTTACCAAGAAAGAAATACTCTTTATCAACCTGTTGCTCAACCGATTTTATCCAGTTAACGATCACCTTTTTTTCTTATGTCTAATAACAATAATAATCATCAGCGAGAGCAACGTAATGGTTTTCATCCCTATGTAGAGCCAGTTTTTCGAGAAGATAATCAACAGTTTCCATCTCGAGAGTCTGAGTGGCAAGAAGACGAAAATTATTTAGATCACTCCTCCCAACCATTAACAGAACAAGGTCGGGAAAATTTACGAATATTACGGCGTTTTTATATTAGTTTAATTGTTTCAGGTCTTGTAGTTGGTGGCTTGTTAACTTGGGGGATTGTTACTTTATTGAATGAGTGGAATCTAATGGATCCACCAGCAGAACAACAGCTTAATACCGATTAGTCACTGCCTTTTAATACAACACAACACAAATTAATTGCGCGATCGCTGCTCACAACCAGAAAATACAGGGTCTAAGTCTGAGTAATTACAGATAAGCTAGGAAGTTAAAAAGGCTATGCCACACTAAAAGAAAAGTCGTCTTGCTATTTAACCATGAAACTGTCTTCTCTCGAAACAACTCCCAACCCTCACTGCATGAAACTTAATCTGGATGAAACCATTGCTGAGAAACCTATTACTCTGAAAGCTGGTGATCCTTGTGATGAAGTTCCTCATTCAGTTGCTCAATTACTGAACATTGAAGGGGTGCGAGAAGTGTTCCTCAGTAGTAACTTTATTGCGGTTATTCGCCAAAGCCAAGCCGACTGGGAACCCATCCTTTCACAAGCTGCCAAGGTATTTGGAGTTACTGAAAACGCAGATACGGAATTACTGTCGCAAGCCTCCTCAGAGGAAAGCAGTAGCAAGGAGTTAGGGGAAGTGGAAGTTGCTGTGTTATATTTTCGGGGCATTCCCACCCAAGTTCGCGCTAATGGGGAAGAACAAAAACGGGTTGCCATGCCAGATCGCTTTGTAGAAGCCATGCAGCGAGTAGTAGAAGCCACAGGAGTGAATTATGTGATGGAACGGTATTGGGAACCCTATGCCTCTCGGAATGGGGAACCAGAAGCAGTGGCGAATATGGTCGCTGAAGAAGTGGCGAGTCTCATTGATGAGGAAGAATTACAGCAAATTGAAAAACAGGCGATAGCAGGAGAGTCACAGCAGGCAAACAGTGCTAAAAATACGGAAACGGCTGATTTGTTAGCAATATTAAAGCAAAGTGAGGATTGGAAAGAACGCCTGAAAGCAATTCAGAAACTAGAAATTAACCAAGAGACATTTCCTGCCATTGTTAACGCCTTGAAAGACGATCGCGCTACTATTCGTCGTTGGGCAAGTGCCTTATTAGGGGCAAGTGAAACCGAAGAAGCGATTTCCCCTTTAAGTGAAGTAGTATTAAATGATCCCTCTGTCATTGTTCGTCGTACTGCTGGGGATGCCCTTAGTGATTTGGGTAATCCTCAAGGCATTCCTACTATGTGTCAAGCACTACAAGACAATTCAAAATTAGTACGCTGGCGGGCTGCCCGATTTTTATATGAAACAGGAGATGAAAGCGCGATCGCGCCACTGGAAACTGCTCAAAATCAAGAATCAGAATTTGATGTTCGTCTCGAAATTAAAGCCGCCTTAGATCGCATTAGTCGGGGAGAAGAACGTCAGCTACCCATGTGGATGCGGTTATCTCAAACTTCTTAAAACCAAAAATCTCCCCCATTTTAATGAGCAGGGTCGTTCCATTCTCCTCAAATCACCCTCAGGTGGAGAGATGGGGAGATAGGGAGATGGGGAGACAACACCTTAAGAAGAAGTTAAATCAGAAGAAATAATCGCGATGTCCCCACCATGTAAGGATATCAGGCGATTATTTCAATTTTCACCCCGAGAATGAAACAGCCCTCCACTTTAATGAGGGAGAAATCCTTCTAAACTGAAACATCTCCCAGTTCTTCCACAACGCCACCTTCGATTTCTTCTTCTTCGGCAGTGGTTTCTTCCTCTTCTGGGGGTTCTTCTGCTTGGGCTTCTCCAATGGTGAGAACTGTCCGTTCGGGATCATCACTAGCTGTTACCCCTTCAGGAAGTTTTAAGTCTCCAATATGAAGGGTTGTCCCCACGGGCATATCTGTAACATCAATGTCGATGACTTCGGGAATTTTGTCGGGAGGACATTGAATCGTTAATTCAGTGATAATTTGTTCCATTACGCCTCCTTCTTCTCTAACCCCTTGGGCTTCACCATTGAGGCTAACTGGAACCACAACTTCCACACTATCTTGTCCTGCCACAGCAAAGAAGCTGACATGATAAATATCAGGTCGCCAAGGATGGGTTTGTACTTCTCGAATCAAGGCTTTTCCACGCCAAGACTGATCAGACACATCCACATCCACTAGCGTATTATTAATGGAGGCTTTTTTGAGCAACATCTCCACATCTTTGGCTTTGGCTACCAGCGACATAGATTCTGCGCCTTTGTGTCCATAGAGAACAGCAGGAATGAATCCTTCACGGCGTAACGCTCTGGATTTAGTTTTATCGGAGCGAGTTTGGCATTCAAATTTTACAGTAGTTGTCATTGTTTTTCTCGTATTTTAGTTTACAGAATGAATTAGTCAGTAAAAGACTCATGGGGTTCTTGGGTGACAGGGCTGCCATTTTCATCGAGAAGTGCGCGTTTAGGACCATGAATGGGGTCTTCTACGATGATGGTTTGATCACGGCTTGCCCCTAAAGAAACAATGGCAATGGGAACTTCCATTAATTCTGCCAAAAACTTCAAGTAATCAAGCGCCGCTTTCGGTAAGTCTTCTAACCGCCGACAAGCAGCCGTAGATTGTTGCCAACCTGGTAAAGTTTCGTAAATTGGCTCACAACGGGCAAAGCGCAAGGCATTACTCGGGAAGTTCTCGCACCGTACCCCGTCAATATTATAGGCAACACAGACTTTAATTTCAGCTAAGGTATCCAAAACATCCAGTTTGGTAATCGCTAAACAGTCCATGCCATTAATTCGCACCGCATAGCGTCCAATGACGGCATCAAACCAGCCACATCGTCTGCGCCGACCCGTGGTTGTCCCAAATTCTGCGCCGCGATCGCAGAGTTGTGTCCCTAAATCACCTTCTAATTCTGTGGGAAAGGGTCCTTCTCCCACCCGAGTGGTATAGGCTTTTGCCACCCCAATTACCCGATCAATCCTTGTGGGACCCACACCAGCACCGATGCAAGCACCACCAGCAACAGGGTTAGAAGAAGTAACATAAGGGTAAGTCCCATGATCTAAGTCAAGGAGAGTTCCCTGTGCGCCTTCAAAGAGGATATTCCGTTTTTTCTTAATCCCTTCATCAATGACGAGGGAACTATCCACCACATGAGGACGTAACCGTTCAGCATATTCTAGGTATTCCTCAATTACCTCTTGCGGATTTAACGGTGGCAGATCATAAAGTTTTTCTAATATGACATTTTTATAATTAATTGTCCATTCTAATTGTTCTTGCACGTCATCGGCGTTCATTAAATCTAGAACCCGAATCCCAGTTCGTTCTGATTTATCGGCATAAGTGGGGCCAATACCGCGTCCAGTGGTGCCAATTTTTTATTTCCCCGTTTTTGCTCAGAAGCCTGATCAATCAGCCGATGATACGGCATGGTCACATGAGCCGTCTGGGCAATCATCAAGTTTTCGGTGGAAATATTAAGAGCAGCGAGTTGATCTAACTCTTCGATTAGCACTTGGGGATCAATTACCGTTCCTGAGCCAATGATACATTGAGTATCTTGGTACAAAATCCCAGAGGGAATGAGGTGTAGCTTAAAGGTTTGATCTTTAACTACAACAGTGTGTCCAGCGTTGACCCCTCCTTGGTAGCGGACAACGATATCAGCAGAGTTACTGAGTAAGTCAGTAATTTTGCCTTTACCTTCGTCGCCCCATTGGGCTCCAATCACAATAACGTTAGCCAAGGGTTTTCTATTTTTTCTTAATATTGCTCCAGTTTCACAAACTACTATTCCTATCACTTAAACTAGGAATTGTCAATTGAATGTAACAAAGCCAGTACATAAGATAATTTTCGGGAGGTTAGTTGTGGCTCTGTATGCAGATTTACATCGTCATTTAGGGGGTTCGGTTGTTCCACGGGTGTTATGGCGATATTTTCAACGGCACGATCGCGCTTTAGGGCAAAAGTTTCCAGATTATTCTGAGTTTGAAGACTATTATACTCGTCCTCGTAATACTCTAGAGGAATATTTAGAATTACATACCCTAGTAGAAAGTGTCCAAACCTTAGACACCCTACCCTATTTTATTTATCGCTTGATTCGTGGGGCTTATATTTTTGAAAACCTTGCTTACTTAGAATTACGTTATACCCCCTATCTCCGCACGGATGAAAGTTTAGAAACCTCCCAACGCATTGATCAAATGCGCGACATTGTAAAAGTAGTGGGAGAAGCAGTCAGGGTAGGAGAGTATCCAGTTCTCACCAGTCAAATTTTATGTATGCACTCTCGCCTATCTTATGAAGTAAATCGGGCGATTGTGGATGTGGCAGCAGATCATCCTGAATATGTCTGTGCGGTGGATTTAGCAGGAGGAGATGCCCTTTATGCCGAACGGATGGATGAATTAAAAGAATTATACCGCTATGCGCGATCGCGCGGCTTAAAAACCACAGGTCATGTGTTTGAAACCAAAGATGGCTTATACCCCGAATTATTACCCTATTTAATGCGGATTGGTCACGGTATCCAAATCCCCCTCAAGCATCCCGAATTGCTCCCAGAATTAGCGGAAAGAGGGCAATGCTTGGAAGTTTGTCCTACTACTTACACAAAAACGGGAACCCTAGATAATCTCTCGCAACTGAAAACGGTGTTTGATCGCTGTTTTGAGGCAGGGGTTGATATTGCTATTTGCACCGATAATGCTGGATTACATAATGTGCGTCTTCCTTTTGAGTATGAAAACTTGCTCACCCTTGATGTCATTGGGTTTGATCAATTACAAGCCTGTCAAGAAGCCGCCTTTCGTCATGCTTTTGCTTGGCCCTATAGTCAACCACCAGCATCCCTCTTAACAGGGTTATTACAGGGACGGTATGATTAATCATTAGTCATCAGTCATTAGTCATTGGTCATTGGTTTACAAACAACAAAGGACGAAGGACAAAGGACAAAGGACAAAAGACCTTGCTTAACTTGTCCAAATTAGATTACAATTGGATGCTGTGCCAAAAAATGTTGATCACGGAAAATGCCTAAATTAAAAACCAATCGTGCCGCCGCCAAGCGGTTTCGCGCCACTGGACGAGGAAAGATTCGCCGTCGCAAAGCCTTCAAAAATCACTTATTAGAACCGAAGAAAACCAGCCGTAAGCGGCGTTTATCTAAATTAACCTTCGTCAATGAGAGAGATGCAGAGAAGGTTGAGCAAATGTTGCCCTATATGAAGTAATGTATTAAGGATAGGATAAAAACTATGACACGAGTTAAAAGAGGAAATGTCTCCCAAAAACGACATAAGAAGGTCTTAAAATTAGCCAAAGGATTTAGAGGCGGTCATTCTAAGCTCTATCGTACTGCTAACCAGCAGGTGATGAAAGCGTTACGGCACTCCTATCGCGATCGCCGTCGTCGCAAACGTGATTTCCGTCGTCTCTGGATTTCTCGCATTAATGCGGCTGCTAGACAAAATGGCATGAGTTATTCTCAGCTTACAGGACAACTGAGAAAAGCTGATATCCAACTTAACCGTAAGATGCTAGCAAATTTAGCAATGCTTGATCCTGAAGCATTTACCAAAGTGGTAGAAACTGCCAAAAAAGCCTAAGAATTTGGGAGTTAAGTTATGGCTAAAGTGAACTCGGTTTCTTGGGGAAGCCGAGTTTTAAGGTTAGGTGGGGTCATCGCCCTATTTAGTTTTTTCTCTGTTCTCCCCACGGCAATCAAAGCAGCAGAATTGTCCGAAATTGAGGCGCGAGGATATCTCAATGTGGCAGTAAAGGATAACCTTCGTCCGTTAGGATTTGAAGACGCTGAGGGCAATTTACAGGGGTTTGAAATTGATCTGGCTAGACGCTTGGCAAAAGAAATTTTAGGAGATGCTGAAGCCGTAGAATTTAAGCCTGTACCAAACACAGACAGGTTAGATGTGGTTTTAAAAGGAGAGGTGGATTTAACCATCGCCCAAGTTAGTCAAACCAAAGCGCGATCGCGCATCGTGAATTTTAGCCGTCATTACTATCTTGATCGAATCTCCTTTGTGACGAAAGATGACAGCATCAACAGCAAGCGCGATCTCTCCCAAGACAAAATTGCAATTCTCAATGAATCTAATACTATTGCTGAAGTCAGATTTAAACTTCCCGAAGCAGAATTAATTGGCGTTGACTCCTATCAGCAAGCCCTTTCCTTGCTGGAAGAGGGAGAAGCCACTGCTTTTGCTGGGGATCATACCGTTTTAGCAGGATGGATTCAACAATATCCCCAATACCGCTTACTTTCCCAACAAATTAGCGGTGAGGCTTTAGCAGTGGTAATGCCAAAAGGATTACAGTATTCCTCTCTCCATCGACAGGTTAACCAAACCATTCTGGAGTTACGAGAATCAGGCTGGTTAGAGAAAAAAGCAAAAGAATGGGGGTTAAGTTTAGAGTGAGACTTGATTCCCCCCCATCTTTCACTATTAGGGAAGAAACCGATCTAAGGCTGCTTTCAGTTCTTCTAATTCGGTGTCGATATTCCCTTCTTTAGAAGCCCGAGTAATACATTCACTAAGATGTTCGTCTAAAATCATCCGTGCCACGCGATCTAAAGCACCTCGTACCGCGGCGATTTGCATTAATACTTCCGGACAGGGGCGACTTTCTGAAACCATAGTTTTCACCCCCCGAATGTGTCCTTCTAAGCGGGAGAGACGATTAATAATGCGCCGTAAGGACTCTTCACTGTGAACATGGGGATGACTTTCAAAGTCTGAGTGAGTGTGAGAGTGAGAAAGGGCGTTATTTTCAGCTTTAGGAGAAGGGTTTTCAGTCAAGGGGGTTTTGCTCCAACTTCAATGACAATCCGATTATTTCTAGTTTAACTTGAGTAAGGGGAGGTCGCCTTGCGCCAAATCCACCAGGCAGCAGCACAAAGAGTAATATTGCCTAATAAGGTCATACTGGCTTGTAGAACCACTAACCAGTCTAGGGTTTCAGCATTATCGAAAAAGTGCCAGGTAACAGCACACATCGCCCCAATCAGTGCGGGAAACATGGCAATCGAAAGCCACCACCACTGTTTTTGTCCTGTGATTTCACCATACCGCC
This window of the Euhalothece natronophila Z-M001 genome carries:
- the rplT gene encoding 50S ribosomal protein L20 — encoded protein: MTRVKRGNVSQKRHKKVLKLAKGFRGGHSKLYRTANQQVMKALRHSYRDRRRRKRDFRRLWISRINAAARQNGMSYSQLTGQLRKADIQLNRKMLANLAMLDPEAFTKVVETAKKA
- the aat gene encoding leucyl/phenylalanyl-tRNA--protein transferase, producing MEIDIPSVISGYSQGLFLMADEVGNLGWYASRSHALIPLDNRFSYPKSLRRAINQNWFDVAINKNFWEVCVGCADRKSTWISPELQEVYWQLYQAGWAYSFETWQGDKLAGGILGIVIGGAFIGESMFYRIPEGSKVALVKLVEYLKEQNFLVFDAQLQNSHLSRFGAYEVSEKEYKKLLKVAIKQECKFI
- a CDS encoding gamma-glutamylcyclotransferase — translated: MREEDTFYYFAYGSCMCPVDLKRTLQEPAHPYIVGPATLPHYRLGFYHRSPSRNCGVLDVVRDRSASVMGVLYQLPWRFSQNLDIREEVPTNGYRREEVSVKCQGKWYHGVRTYTVVNKLPREIPPNEWYFHVVLRGATTCGLPEDYRWQLFYQMHNLQQASQSLDKIASES
- the cofH gene encoding 7,8-didemethyl-8-hydroxy-5-deazariboflavin synthase subunit CofH, coding for MTPKVNTILNRATQGKQISQLEGEFLLHQRDVTTREAIRETADFLRKKQAGETVTYVVNRNINFTNICEQHCSFCAFRRDSNTSGSYWLNFEEVLAKTADAVNRGATEICMQGGLNPEAKIKGLSLPYYQKLVKTIKEAFPKLHFHGFSPQEIQFIAREDNLSYETVIEKLKAVGVGSMPGTAAEILDDRARRIICPEKINSQTWLDIVSTAHRLGMPTTSTMLSGHIETPSQQTYHLERLRSLQETAINNDYPAQITEFIILPFVGKEAPKPLRQRVGRDQPIIEDMLLLTAVARIYLGNWIQNHQPSWVKLGLKGATEALNWGCNDIGGTLMEEHITSMAGAQGGTCMEVSTLQNSITEIGRPYQERNTLYQPVAQPILSS
- a CDS encoding transporter substrate-binding domain-containing protein is translated as MAKVNSVSWGSRVLRLGGVIALFSFFSVLPTAIKAAELSEIEARGYLNVAVKDNLRPLGFEDAEGNLQGFEIDLARRLAKEILGDAEAVEFKPVPNTDRLDVVLKGEVDLTIAQVSQTKARSRIVNFSRHYYLDRISFVTKDDSINSKRDLSQDKIAILNESNTIAEVRFKLPEAELIGVDSYQQALSLLEEGEATAFAGDHTVLAGWIQQYPQYRLLSQQISGEALAVVMPKGLQYSSLHRQVNQTILELRESGWLEKKAKEWGLSLE
- a CDS encoding TIGR00297 family protein — protein: MTTLSPILVPWVVGAILNTILLSIVALAPKKLLTPAGVVNAWLLGVIIWGILGWQGYVIVGFYFLTGSAVTRIGSAKKEAAGIAEKRSGARGPENVWGSALVATICAIALFFSQNNNVTIIPASVLLLAYVASFSTKLSDTTASEVGKAYGKRTFLITTLKPVSPGTEGAISLEGTLAGILASTVIAVVGWSVGLISIVGVLYCILAAFVATNLESLIGATLQERFDFLTNEIVNIINTFLGALIAGVLLAIT
- a CDS encoding 50S ribosomal protein L25/general stress protein Ctc → MTTTVKFECQTRSDKTKSRALRREGFIPAVLYGHKGAESMSLVAKAKDVEMLLKKASINNTLVDVDVSDQSWRGKALIREVQTHPWRPDIYHVSFFAVAGQDSVEVVVPVSLNGEAQGVREEGGVMEQIITELTIQCPPDKIPEVIDIDVTDMPVGTTLHIGDLKLPEGVTASDDPERTVLTIGEAQAEEPPEEEETTAEEEEIEGGVVEELGDVSV
- the rpmI gene encoding 50S ribosomal protein L35 — encoded protein: MPKLKTNRAAAKRFRATGRGKIRRRKAFKNHLLEPKKTSRKRRLSKLTFVNERDAEKVEQMLPYMK
- a CDS encoding metal-sensing transcriptional repressor, with product MTENPSPKAENNALSHSHTHSDFESHPHVHSEESLRRIINRLSRLEGHIRGVKTMVSESRPCPEVLMQIAAVRGALDRVARMILDEHLSECITRASKEGNIDTELEELKAALDRFLP
- a CDS encoding DUF2499 domain-containing protein: MHALSIPTWIVHVSSIIEWILAIWLIWRYGEITGQKQWWWLSIAMFPALIGAMCAVTWHFFDNAETLDWLVVLQASMTLLGNITLCAAAWWIWRKATSPYSS
- a CDS encoding amidohydrolase family protein, which codes for MALYADLHRHLGGSVVPRVLWRYFQRHDRALGQKFPDYSEFEDYYTRPRNTLEEYLELHTLVESVQTLDTLPYFIYRLIRGAYIFENLAYLELRYTPYLRTDESLETSQRIDQMRDIVKVVGEAVRVGEYPVLTSQILCMHSRLSYEVNRAIVDVAADHPEYVCAVDLAGGDALYAERMDELKELYRYARSRGLKTTGHVFETKDGLYPELLPYLMRIGHGIQIPLKHPELLPELAERGQCLEVCPTTYTKTGTLDNLSQLKTVFDRCFEAGVDIAICTDNAGLHNVRLPFEYENLLTLDVIGFDQLQACQEAAFRHAFAWPYSQPPASLLTGLLQGRYD
- a CDS encoding heavy-metal-associated domain-containing protein, producing MINLKVSSIKCEGCAEAITNEIKNNDPKAKVDVDVDSKIVKVETTAQEEAVKNMITAAGHTVG
- a CDS encoding virulence factor gives rise to the protein MKLSSLETTPNPHCMKLNLDETIAEKPITLKAGDPCDEVPHSVAQLLNIEGVREVFLSSNFIAVIRQSQADWEPILSQAAKVFGVTENADTELLSQASSEESSSKELGEVEVAVLYFRGIPTQVRANGEEQKRVAMPDRFVEAMQRVVEATGVNYVMERYWEPYASRNGEPEAVANMVAEEVASLIDEEELQQIEKQAIAGESQQANSAKNTETADLLAILKQSEDWKERLKAIQKLEINQETFPAIVNALKDDRATIRRWASALLGASETEEAISPLSEVVLNDPSVIVRRTAGDALSDLGNPQGIPTMCQALQDNSKLVRWRAARFLYETGDESAIAPLETAQNQESEFDVRLEIKAALDRISRGEERQLPMWMRLSQTS